A region of the Sarcophilus harrisii chromosome 3, mSarHar1.11, whole genome shotgun sequence genome:
GATTCCATCAGGTCCTGCCGAATCATCCCTCAAGTAAGCATCATTCCATTTGAAGGCTTGTGGGAAAGTCAAATGCCTTAATTAGTTCTTTTCTCAAATCAAATTTATCTAGCGAGTGAATGATGGCAGCCTAGACTCAGAGAACAAAGTGTTTCTCTCAGGAGTCTGATGACTGATAAAATCTctccatttattgtttttttctttattctgtggACTTTTAGTTATAGAATACCAGggtcaatattttaaaagcaataaagaaattagaggggTACAAAGTTTTTTGAGTTAATGACTAACATGGAATCAGAAGGATTATAAAATTAGCCTTACAAGTTTTATCAAAGAATAGCTGCTCTGGGTTCATGTTGAAATTAAATCCATACCttaaattttcataaatataatttagaaattctGATTGTATTCAGATATTTTGTGTTTTCCCACTATTCAATCAGTCATTCCAGAAAATTTAATACTTAAAACCACTAATATTTAGTGGtgatagaatgaaggaaaaaatggggaggaagaggaggtaaGCTGGTACAGTGCACTTTGAGGGCATGGTCAGAACTCCGTTTGatatattctgtgattctagggAAAGTATCTGGGAGTCATTGAATATTTTGCTGGAaagataatgtaatataataaaaataatgcttaaaGAATATCTCTTGCTATTGAGGGTAGGATAAGATGCAGGTGATAGAGCTTGTACAGAGATAGCAAATTGGTGTAGtagatggatttgaaatcaaaggagCTAAATTCAAATTGTAACTCTTTCATTTACTATTAATATGACCTTGTACAAATTATTCCTCTCTcttggcctcaattttctcatctgtaaattgaacaCTTTGAATGAGAAGATTTCTAAGGCTTTTTCCAGTTGAAATCACAGAATTCTAGAAATGGAATCAATAAAACAGCCTGCCTTCAAGGTGGTTTGGGTCTGGACAAGGCTgtgaagatggagagaaaagggaatatatAAAAAGCCTTGTGACTATAAAGGTTTAAGAATCCCAGGAttggaaaaatttataaaatctgGACTTAGGGGAAATAGTTTAAAGATGattcatcttaaaatgaaaatatatcatgCTTAGCTTTCCAGTTCACACTTTGCCTCatctaatatttatgtagcactttaagatttgtaaaacactttacttATGGTAACTCATTTATAACAATTTCCTCTAATACTGAAGATAAAAATGATGTGGTAAATCTTACTTTAAGAAACCTATTTCATAATAGACAAATTGATAAGAGATGCATTGGCTTACTGGACTCTATTTCTAGCCATGCCTAAGGATCATTAAGCAAATGgaagattgttgttgttcagtcctttttcagtcttgtcttactctttgtgacttcattgaggttttcttggcaaagatactggagtggtttaccatttccttgtccaggtcattttacagatgaggaaactgaagcaatcagggttaaatgacttgcccaaagtcacacagctagtgtctgagcccaaatttgaactcaggtcttcctgactctagattcaGCAAGTGGGGGAGACAATTTAATTTTCCACAAATGTTTGTCCTGGTAATAaaattggaatcaagaaaatttgaGGTAGGAAATTTTTGATTACTTTCTGTTTCATCATTGatttcttgtttctatttttatagcACTCTGGCTCCTATAGGTTGAGATTCTATGATAGAGATGACTTCAAAGGCCAAATGATTGAGCTCATGGATGATTGTCAGTCTATTCAAGACCGCTTCCATATGAATGAAGTACGCTCTCTCAATGTGTTAGAGGGCTCCTGGATCCTGTATGAGATGCCCAACTATAGAGGAAGACAATACCTTCTGAGACCTGGGGAGTACAGGAGATACTTGGACTGGGGAGCCATGAATGCTAAAGTTGGTTCTTTTAGACGGGTCATGGATTTTTACTGAGATATGGTTactctcagtttttttcattttaaaatctaataaaatatttagtttGTGTTTCCAGCACTAAATGATTCCTGTCTTTTTCCCAATCttattaattattcatttgtAAGAATAACATTTGGTTAAGCATTAAAAATATGCACACATGATAGGAATGAGTATTTGAGTAGAAGGAATGATATTAGGAGATAATGTTCCCAGAACTGTCATAATATCAAAAACATAtctgattaaagaaatgtttaatttaagTTTAGTTACTAAGGCcatattattgtatttttctgttttttaaaatctttctctatgttctaaaacaatattgattagaggaaagcaaattaaaacaatctggaaatattttttgacatttaCCAGACTGGCTAAACtgattgaaggggaaagtgacaaatgttggagggaatgtggaagaAATTGTGACACTAATTCACTATTAGTAGAACTATAAACtgttccaaccattttggagagcaatcaggaattatgctcaaagagttatgaAACTGCCCACatcttttgacccagaaataccaacCAGTACTAGGTCCATTTcccaagatgaaaaggaaaagaacatatatgctctaaaatatttatagcagttctctttattatggcaaagaactggaaatttcaggatgcctgtcaattggggtATAGCTGAAtgagttgtggcatatgattgtgttgaaatactattgtgttataagaaatgatgaatttgatgatattagaaaaaacatggataaatttgcataaaataatgaagactgaaatgagcagaaccaagagaatattgtatgcaataacaacaatgattttaagaacaactttgagtgactaaatcattttgaccattagaaaaacccaaattaactacaaaaacctatgaagaaagatactatctcCATCCAGAGAAAAATTGCTACATAGAACTATGTATAGAAttgttacatgataactttattatatatttaaaaggaatagcaagttgtacataatcatgtacaattatcattttttcccattcttttaaattatagaaaggcatttttatttcttaaactcagaacaaaataaaatcatataattatgcTGACTGCCTCACTACAAATTAATTTTGTCTAATTGTAGTTGAATCCCCTCACTGctacataattattattatttctttcctgaTTGATTCTCTATTGTACTCTCCATAACAGctattccaattcttctttttcctcagacTTCTATATcacatcattttcctttctcaatcAAGGACATTAGCTACTactttactggaaaaaaaaaatgaaggtcatCCATcacaaattctctcttttctcttacttCACATTTCAAAATCCCTCAaaataatttcccattttctttattGCTAAAATTTCTGATGAACTGGTCTTATTTCTTGCCAAAACCAATGTCTCTTCTTGTATTCTTAATTCCATCTCTTTAGGTCTCCTAGAGGAGctcttttcttccattaaaaccgctcagggaggggagaagaacAAAACACTGGAGGGAGGGTTAGCACTTTTGTCCCTCTCTCCCAAATACTTCTTCCAGATAATGTACCAGACCAAAATCTGATTAGGAAAGCCAAGAAAAAGTCACAGTAATTCATTTTCCAGTCTATTGCAGCTCGAGAAGACAGAGGTCTACAGACATTAGGGTAGAGGCTGACTAGAGGAGGACAATCCAATGATAGCTTAGCAGGAGTTAGAACAAAAGCCTTCCAGTGCCCggggacagaaaagaaaaggaatcaaaATAAAGCATCAGGACATTAGACATTAGAGGTCTCCTAGTTCAGCATTAGTTCCATGCTGGAGGCAGAAATGTTTGAGTGCCATCTAGTAACTCCTTCACACATTACACAGTTCTGGGTCACCAGCTCAAGACAGAGAAGAATAGTTGTAAtgttttaataatctttttttctaaagtttttttttggggggggggcgttTGGGAATGGAATGGTGGCTAGCTGGATACAAAGcacaaaacaaattctagaaaCTTAATTATGGGACTCTGAGCCCAAGGACAGAGCAGTGACCCCGTTTTAATGTTTAGTCcagcatatatatataggaaaaaacaGGACAAAAGCCAACAGTTAAATAACAGTGACTGAGTCCAATAGCATTCTACTGAAATTCGTATACATATAAGCTAACAATCCCAAAACTGTGTCCGTAATTTGCAAAGTTCAGATAAGGAGATTTGTGAACAGACTTTGTTCTCCATTTTGGAAACACTGAAAATTTGCAGGCTTCCAGACTGAGCTATGAAAGTGACTGAAGTTCAGTCCAGACATCTTTCCCAGAAGTGGGCAGAGCCTCCCAATTAACACAAAATCTAAAGTCATTAAGTAACCtggaagaattagaaaacaaaaaagaatccaaGCACGAAGAGTTGCTGTAGTGACAAGAAAGCTCAAGACACACACAGAACAAGGTAATGACCTCAAAAAATCTGtcaaaaggaactggaaattga
Encoded here:
- the LOC100933995 gene encoding gamma-crystallin B, with the protein product MGKIIFYEDRGFQGRSYECSTDYPNLQAYFNRCNSIRVESGCWMVYERPNFLGHQYYLRRGEYPDYQQWMGFNDSIRSCRIIPQHSGSYRLRFYDRDDFKGQMIELMDDCQSIQDRFHMNEVRSLNVLEGSWILYEMPNYRGRQYLLRPGEYRRYLDWGAMNAKVGSFRRVMDFY